From the genome of Fundidesulfovibrio putealis DSM 16056, one region includes:
- a CDS encoding plasmid mobilization protein produces the protein MKEKSESRTAWIKLRVAPTEKDAITAKAKAQGQTVTDFMRQRALDYRLRQTPLEKEHIRQLARIGANLNQLARWVNTYKSRAEALRVLAALLSIERALKCSSGAGGNGRQASSLPLE, from the coding sequence ATGAAAGAGAAATCAGAGAGCCGCACGGCCTGGATCAAGCTGCGCGTCGCACCCACCGAGAAGGATGCAATCACGGCCAAGGCGAAAGCCCAAGGACAGACCGTGACGGACTTCATGCGCCAGCGAGCCTTGGACTACCGCCTTCGCCAGACGCCGCTGGAGAAAGAGCACATTCGCCAGCTTGCCCGGATCGGAGCCAACCTGAATCAGCTGGCCCGGTGGGTCAATACGTACAAAAGCCGGGCAGAGGCACTCCGGGTGCTGGCCGCCCTCCTCAGCATCGAAAGGGCGCTTAAGTGCTCCTCAGGCGCGGGAGGCAATGGTCGGCAAGCCTCTTCTCTCCCTTTGGAGTAA
- a CDS encoding DUF3987 domain-containing protein — translation MRLATSDSEADPAAVCITTLVRFGAEVYGHTTNQGPHIYVGETIHPPRLFAVICGNSSKARKGTSRHPVTKLFGREHCQPADLKTWGVPSPARESGGPLSTGEGLANHVRDENEDEREQRQRQNSTEPLREAGDKRLIIIDEEFASGLACTKREGNTLSMGIRCFWDSGDYAPLTKNNPVVVRGAHISIITHITMQELAVCLGEVQAVNGFGNRFLWICARRSKLVALPSRMPGQELAPLQRELWRLVGLAQKCGTMTMTGKALELWELIYPELSQEHMGLAGSIINRAEAQTLRLALVYALLDGQGQVGDAHLRAALAMWRYAQESALYIFGERAIDPLEEKVLDALRGGPLSATELSAVLSRHVSRERLQPLLQQLEAQQRISITKLKNGGRPRIIITLRELSEKSEISVGDA, via the coding sequence GTGCGGTTGGCGACAAGCGACAGCGAAGCCGATCCGGCGGCGGTGTGCATCACCACATTGGTGCGCTTTGGCGCGGAGGTGTACGGCCACACGACCAACCAGGGTCCTCACATCTACGTGGGCGAGACCATCCACCCTCCGCGCCTCTTCGCCGTGATCTGCGGCAATTCCAGCAAGGCGCGCAAGGGCACGTCCCGCCATCCAGTCACCAAGCTGTTCGGACGGGAGCACTGCCAGCCTGCCGACCTGAAAACATGGGGAGTGCCCTCCCCCGCCCGAGAAAGCGGCGGTCCACTTTCCACAGGCGAAGGGCTTGCCAACCATGTGCGCGACGAAAACGAGGATGAACGCGAGCAGCGGCAGCGGCAGAACTCAACCGAGCCCCTCCGGGAGGCGGGCGACAAGCGGCTCATCATCATTGACGAGGAGTTCGCCAGTGGCCTGGCCTGCACCAAACGCGAGGGCAACACGCTGTCCATGGGCATCCGTTGTTTCTGGGATTCCGGCGACTATGCGCCGCTTACCAAGAACAATCCCGTGGTGGTGCGGGGAGCGCACATCAGCATCATCACCCACATCACCATGCAGGAGCTTGCCGTATGCCTGGGCGAGGTGCAGGCCGTGAACGGCTTCGGTAACCGGTTCCTCTGGATATGCGCCCGGCGCTCCAAGCTGGTGGCCTTGCCGTCCCGGATGCCGGGCCAGGAGCTTGCACCCTTGCAGCGCGAACTCTGGCGTCTCGTGGGCCTGGCTCAGAAGTGCGGCACCATGACCATGACCGGCAAGGCCCTGGAGCTCTGGGAACTGATTTACCCTGAACTCTCCCAGGAGCACATGGGCTTGGCCGGGAGCATCATCAACCGCGCCGAGGCTCAAACGCTCCGCCTGGCGCTCGTCTACGCCCTGTTGGACGGTCAGGGGCAGGTGGGGGACGCTCACCTGCGGGCAGCCCTCGCCATGTGGCGCTACGCCCAGGAATCCGCCCTGTACATCTTCGGCGAACGAGCGATCGACCCGTTGGAGGAGAAGGTCCTGGATGCCCTGAGGGGCGGCCCCCTCTCAGCGACCGAACTCAGCGCGGTCTTGAGCAGGCACGTGTCCCGTGAACGTCTCCAGCCGCTTCTGCAACAACTGGAGGCTCAACAGCGCATCAGTATCACGAAGCTGAAGAACGGAGGCCGCCCACGGATCATCATCACCCTGCGCGAATTAAGCGAAAAAAGCGAAATAAGTGTGGGCGACGCATGA